The Fusarium fujikuroi IMI 58289 draft genome, chromosome FFUJ_chr01 sequence GGACCCTTTTATTATTGTTTTTGTCTCTAGCCTTTTTCGCTGAGTCGGCCTCTCTGAGTCGAGTCTCGAGGACATTTCATTCCGATGCAAGAAAGCGGAATAGACCCAGCCAATAGAGTTGATAAAAATAATTGCAGAAAGTGACGTCGCTTAGATGGTACAAAGTTAATTTTGCAGAGACACAACTGAAGTTAGGCTACAAGCTCAAAGCCCTCAACGTCATGAAAGATGCTGCTCTAGCTTCAACGGACCATGGTGTCATAGACGCTACATCTCTTGAAGCAAAGCAGATGACCGTTGAAgagagccaaagccaaacgGCACAAGAAGGGGAGCTTCGTCGATGACTCGATGGTACCTGGTAACTAGAGCACGCCCGCCCGTTGAATCTAAATGGTACTTGCCGCCGTTGACAGGCATGGATGATACTGGCTAGGCCTGGTTCACTCATGCTCATACTCTTTCTCATACTGTGGTGATTGTGGATGCGGATGTGCATGTCTTCGGACTGCTCTTTTGGTTAATAAGATATGTAATTTTCACATGCGGGGATAAGCGAGTGAGATCAACTGAAGCGAGCTGAAGAGACAGATGAAACTTTCCTCTTCCCCTCTGGAACTAGCCCTTCCAAGCTCTGCTTGCCCGAGACGGACCCGTCAGCGACATTCTCCCTCTGGTGCAAATGGTCCAACTTACACGAGAAAACTTGAACCTTCTCCACACGTCATGAGAGCTTTCAGCTTCAGTACCGTTGCGCTTTACCCTTAGTGATCTAGTTTTCGGATGTCTCGTCTCAATATTCCATCGCCACGACTCACCAGCTGAGGGAGCGGCAATAGTcgcctttttttctcttttcatgTATGCGGGTACGCCTTGAAAAAAAACAAAACGCCATCTCCGACTAAAGTCGATGTGCCTTGTGTGTGCTGACCTGTAAACATCATCACCCAGAGAACAGTAGTTGACTTGATACTGTGGTAAGCAAATAGTGTGCTTGGATGATCAACATGATGCTTATATGCTTGGTTTCTCAAAGCCACTGTAACTATATCCTAGACAGCATCATGTTGGGCAGATAGACATGAACAAAAGGCCCCCGTTCAGATAACCCCCAGGAACCTTGTCCGTGAAGGACAAGCAATCACAAAGAAAGGCTATCCCCGTAGCGTAACCCGAGTTAcacctctcctctcctctcctctcctctctcggGAGTATCAATATCAGAGTCAGACTCCATTCCGTGTCGTAccctacctaaggtacctaccctGCCGATGTGATGCCCACCCCCGATGAGAgctgagatgcagatgcggCTACTACACTCAGGGACGACGCCACTTGCACCGTTTGGTCTGAGGTGTGGTTCGATTGAAGATATCATTGCTCGGGAGGTTATGCCCTTCCCTCCTGCTCGTTCTTGCTCTCCTCGATATAAAATCCCCGAGTACGCCATCGAAGACACTCTCTTTTGTCAGGTCCCTTAGCACCAGCTGCCACCTCTTCTCACCTCACCATTCCTGAGCGTCCTACTCCTCTCCCTTTCCTATCATACACGCACCATCACAAAGCACTGAAATCAAGTCACAATGGTTCAATTCACTCGTACCGACACGGGCATGTCTGGCTTGCCTACTGAGGAAGCCGTAGCGGATCGCAGAGCAGGCAGTCCCATCCCCAACCGTGTAAGAAacgccatcgtcatcgtcctcggcgAATTCTGCGGAACCTtcatgtttcttcttctctccttcatcGGTGCCCAGACTGCCCTTGTTACCAACAACCCTACCAATTCTACTGCCCCCTTGGAGCCCTTTTCATTGATGTACATTGCTGCTTCTTTCGGTACTGCTCTCGCCGTCAATGTCTGGATCTTCTATCGTGTTAGTGGTGGCATGTTCAACCCGGCTGTAAGTGACACTCGCACCAACTTGTTTGATTGACTCACATGCTcactcttttttcttctctagGTGACTCTCGGTCTGGTCCTCGTCGGCGCTGTACCACCTCTTCATGCCCTTGCTATTATCCCTACACAACTCGTTGCCGCTATCGCCGCTGCGGGAGTCACCGACGGTCTCCTCCCCGGACCCCTCCTCGTCACAAATGCTCTCGGCAATGGTACAAGCATTGCTCAGGGTGTTTTCATGGAGATGTTCCTCACTGCTCAACTTGTCTTGACTGTTTACTTCCTTGCCGTTGAGAAGCACCGCAGCACACATCTGGCCCCCATCGGCATTGGTATCTCTGTCTTCATCGCTCATATCTGCCTGACAAACTGGACTGGCACATCTATCAACCCTGCTCGATCCTTTGGCCCTTCAGTTGTCGCTGGTTTCCATGGGTATGATTGGATCTACTACCTTGGTCCCTTCATGGGCTCTTTCCTGGCCTTCGGCTGCTACAAGATCTTTAAGGTGCTCGAGTATCAGACCGCCAACCCTGGccaggatgatgacgatttGGAGAGGGGTAGCAAGCATCACTTCTTTGACCATCACGAGAAGGAGCCCATCGCTCACTCCCAGACCGACACTCTTGAGCCCAAGGACCATGGTGCTGCCCCACGAAATGATAGCGTCATTGATGGTCAGATGAGCCATGCCTAAGTTGTTCCCGGCGATCGGGGCTGCTCAAACCACATGTCCAGCACTGGCTGTATGACTGTGTGAGAAGTACAAGATTACGAGTTCCGTTACACTCTATCATGGTACAGCGGGCTCTGACACAAGGCTGGATCTATGTGTTGAACCATTCACTACTACATCGTATCAGTGTATGTAGCGCGACGATGAATTTCTAATGGGTGTTGTTGGGAAAGGAATGGAGGGGAAATTTGAGCATACGAGGAGGATACATGATTGAACGAGGACTTTTTAGCATGGGTTTCGGAGTACATACAGTTTCAATAAGAAATCTTGGCTTGCTAAATATAGTGCAGCTCAGTTGCCCCGATTATCTTGAAAGTCGTTCcactcgtcgtcgtccttggCCGTCAATCCTatcgcctcttcctcctcgggaCTCCCAAGGTTCTTCACCCGCATACAAGCCTGGAAACCAACAAAAGCTGTCCAAAACGGCAGTGGGATAAAGGTTATAACACCCCCGATGTATACTATATAAACCACAAACCCAAGGTATGATTGTATGAATACGAGAGTTTTGTTGATGGGTCCGTAACCCGAACCAATGAGGTCTGTGAAAACCACGCCGGCAACCATTAAAATGCCAAAGACCCAGAGGATACTCAAGACTGGAAGGACCATAGCCCAGTCTCTCGTTTCATAGAAGAACCGATGGAAACGCCTGGTCCATGGGGCCAGAACAGGTATGCGAGAAGCTGTGGTGAAAAGGAGAAACAGCTCAAATGTGAAGGGGAGAAGCAGGAAAAGGAGACGGAAGGAAAGTGAGTGTACGAGAAGTTGATATGTTTCTGCGAACAAGAGGAAGCCAAATTGGTACGACCATAGGCCATAGACCACGGTCTTGAAGAGAGATCTTTCGGTCGACATTGTGATATTGcgatgaagttgagatgagatgttgtTGGTTTTGAAGTTGACGCAGGGAGCGCTGATCACTGATTACTGTGCCCCGCTGTGCCGCTTGATGGATGATCCTTGTTGCAGATATGGAAATAGCACGGCAACAAGAGCCGT is a genomic window containing:
- a CDS encoding related to aquaporin, which encodes MVQFTRTDTGMSGLPTEEAVADRRAGSPIPNRVRNAIVIVLGEFCGTFMFLLLSFIGAQTALVTNNPTNSTAPLEPFSLMYIAASFGTALAVNVWIFYRVSGGMFNPAVTLGLVLVGAVPPLHALAIIPTQLVAAIAAAGVTDGLLPGPLLVTNALGNGTSIAQGVFMEMFLTAQLVLTVYFLAVEKHRSTHLAPIGIGISVFIAHICLTNWTGTSINPARSFGPSVVAGFHGYDWIYYLGPFMGSFLAFGCYKIFKVLEYQTANPGQDDDDLERGSKHHFFDHHEKEPIAHSQTDTLEPKDHGAAPRNDSVIDGQMSHA